A window of Thermosynechococcus sp. NK55a contains these coding sequences:
- a CDS encoding ABC transporter ATP-binding protein: MLGKTSYRFLLPYVLRYWRTLSLALLCTVGFVGTAPLAAQLVGQTSELVGTGNVRQLLPWAVAAILLFLWRGICQFGQDVLMADAAFRVVYDIRLILYAHLHRLGVDFFERMGSGDLTYRLAGDVEAIAIAIIRVFQQLLPALLTAIALMAYMFCLNWPLTLAALIITPLMVAAISWFGERLRTASRRNQDALGGLSSYLTETFAGIRLIKAFATEETIFQRFQQEVERNRRAYFQIARIQATQYPVVGFLEALSIMSLFLLGTWQIGAGNLTPAQLISFGAAAALLIDPVNQISSSYSSLKVAEASLDRSFSLLAIAPNVQEVRDAQPLPPITGKVEYRHVWFAYEPDQPVLQEFNLLVQPGEVVALVGHSGAGKSTLINLLLRFYDPQAGQILIDGIDIKTVTLKSLRRQIGIVPQETILFSGTIAENIAFGDSEPDWERLVEAAKIANAHDFITQLPDGYQTWLGERGINLSGGQRQRLAIARAIYADPRILILDEATSALDAESETLVQDALEKAMKGRTAFIIAHRLATVRRADRILVLEQGRIIESGTHQELLAQSARYAQFYTQQYLPDAE, translated from the coding sequence ATGCTGGGCAAAACCAGTTATCGTTTTCTTCTTCCCTACGTATTGCGCTATTGGCGAACCCTCTCCCTAGCACTGTTGTGTACGGTGGGCTTTGTGGGCACGGCCCCCTTGGCTGCCCAGTTAGTGGGTCAAACCTCTGAACTTGTGGGGACCGGCAATGTGAGGCAGTTATTACCGTGGGCAGTGGCTGCCATCCTGCTCTTTCTTTGGCGGGGGATCTGTCAATTTGGTCAAGATGTGTTGATGGCCGATGCTGCTTTTCGGGTGGTTTACGATATTCGCCTAATTTTGTATGCCCACCTGCATCGCCTTGGGGTGGATTTTTTTGAGCGCATGGGTAGCGGTGATCTCACCTACCGATTAGCGGGGGATGTGGAGGCGATCGCGATCGCCATAATTAGAGTGTTTCAACAACTTTTGCCGGCCCTGCTAACGGCGATCGCCCTCATGGCCTATATGTTCTGTCTCAACTGGCCACTCACCCTAGCGGCTTTGATCATCACTCCCCTGATGGTGGCCGCAATCAGTTGGTTTGGTGAGCGCTTACGCACTGCTTCGCGGCGTAATCAAGATGCCCTTGGCGGACTGTCCTCCTACCTTACGGAAACCTTCGCGGGAATTCGCTTAATCAAGGCATTTGCCACGGAGGAGACGATCTTTCAACGCTTTCAGCAAGAGGTGGAAAGGAACCGCCGGGCCTATTTTCAAATTGCTCGGATTCAGGCAACGCAGTACCCTGTGGTGGGTTTCTTAGAAGCCTTGAGTATCATGAGCTTGTTTCTGCTTGGGACATGGCAAATTGGCGCCGGCAATCTCACACCCGCGCAATTGATTAGCTTTGGCGCCGCTGCCGCTTTACTCATCGATCCCGTCAATCAAATCTCCAGCAGCTATAGCTCCCTCAAAGTTGCTGAAGCCTCTTTGGATCGCAGTTTTAGCCTATTGGCGATTGCACCGAATGTGCAAGAAGTCAGGGATGCCCAACCCTTACCCCCCATTACTGGCAAAGTAGAATACCGCCATGTGTGGTTTGCCTATGAGCCTGATCAACCCGTGCTCCAAGAGTTCAATCTCCTGGTGCAGCCTGGGGAAGTGGTGGCGCTGGTTGGCCATTCCGGGGCAGGCAAGTCAACCCTCATTAACCTCCTCCTGCGGTTCTACGATCCCCAAGCAGGGCAAATTCTCATTGATGGCATTGATATTAAAACCGTGACCCTCAAAAGCCTGCGGCGTCAAATTGGCATTGTGCCCCAGGAAACAATACTGTTTTCAGGCACCATTGCTGAAAATATTGCCTTTGGGGATTCTGAACCCGATTGGGAGCGACTGGTTGAGGCAGCCAAAATTGCCAATGCCCATGACTTTATTACTCAGCTTCCCGATGGTTATCAAACATGGCTCGGGGAGAGGGGTATCAATCTCTCAGGCGGCCAACGGCAGCGCCTGGCGATCGCCCGTGCCATTTATGCCGATCCGCGGATTTTAATTTTGGATGAGGCAACCTCCGCTTTGGACGCCGAATCAGAGACCTTAGTGCAAGATGCTTTGGAGAAGGCAATGAAGGGGCGTACCGCCTTTATTATTGCCCACCGTTTGGCCACGGTGCGTCGCGCCGATCGCATTCTTGTTCTAGAGCAGGGGCGGATCATTGAAAGTGGCACTCACCAAGAACTGCTCGCCCAGTCTGCCCGCTATGCCCAGTTCTACACCCAGCAGTATCTCCCAGACGCGGAATGA
- a CDS encoding MinD/ParA family protein has product MGSIISVHSFRGGTGKSNTTANLGCTLAILGYRVAIVDTDIQSPGIHVLFGLESADTENALNDYLWGRCDITDVARDVSHLITAHGQQAKGAIYLIPSSLKTSEITRVLREGYDVGLLNDGFQQLLQGLNLDFLLIDTHPGLNEETLLSITISDALVLILRPDRQDFQGTAVTVDVARQLDVPKMVMVVNKVPSAFNQDSLKQQVETTYGVPVAGILPVCEEMFQLGSSDIFCLRYPEHPYSLIVRSVVQHLLD; this is encoded by the coding sequence ATGGGGAGCATTATTTCTGTGCATTCTTTTCGCGGGGGCACAGGCAAATCAAATACAACCGCAAATCTGGGCTGTACCTTGGCGATATTGGGCTATCGGGTGGCGATCGTAGACACCGATATTCAATCCCCCGGTATCCATGTGCTCTTTGGCCTTGAGTCGGCAGATACGGAAAATGCCCTGAATGATTACCTGTGGGGACGCTGTGACATTACCGATGTGGCCCGTGATGTCAGCCATCTCATTACTGCCCATGGCCAGCAAGCCAAAGGAGCCATCTATCTTATTCCTTCTAGCCTCAAAACTAGTGAAATTACCCGTGTCTTGCGGGAGGGCTACGATGTCGGCCTGCTCAATGATGGTTTTCAGCAGTTGCTGCAAGGGCTGAATCTGGACTTTTTGCTGATTGATACCCACCCAGGACTGAATGAGGAAACCCTGCTGTCGATTACGATTTCCGATGCCTTGGTACTGATTCTGCGACCCGATCGCCAAGACTTTCAAGGGACAGCGGTCACCGTTGATGTGGCGCGACAGCTTGATGTGCCGAAAATGGTCATGGTGGTTAACAAAGTCCCCAGTGCTTTTAATCAAGACTCCCTCAAGCAGCAGGTGGAGACGACCTATGGTGTGCCGGTTGCGGGCATCCTACCTGTTTGTGAAGAGATGTTTCAACTGGGGAGCAGCGACATTTTCTGTTTACGCTACCCTGAGCATCCCTACAGTCTTATTGTCAGGAGTGTTGTGCAGCATTTGTTGGATTAG
- a CDS encoding MarR family transcriptional regulator has protein sequence MNSQDASSDSERCLNPADLLVLPERQRSLLTLMMRQPMPCTVPELANQLHWSAQDVSATLAEVLQLGYVTVDNDTYRVKFGRRTPRVQAKGQSPRVAAVWDKLG, from the coding sequence ATGAATAGTCAAGACGCCAGCAGTGATTCCGAGAGGTGTCTCAATCCAGCAGATTTACTGGTTTTGCCCGAGCGCCAGCGATCCCTTTTGACACTGATGATGCGCCAGCCGATGCCCTGCACTGTGCCAGAATTGGCTAACCAGCTGCACTGGTCTGCCCAGGACGTCAGCGCTACCCTCGCGGAGGTTCTTCAACTGGGCTACGTAACAGTTGACAATGACACCTACCGAGTTAAATTCGGACGGCGTACCCCGCGCGTCCAAGCCAAGGGTCAATCTCCCCGTGTCGCGGCGGTTTGGGACAAGTTGGGCTAG